Part of the Trypanosoma brucei brucei TREU927 chromosome 2, complete sequence genome, GCAGGGCGGTAGAGAACCATGTATTCACAATTATCAATTGGTCGCTGGTGGGCCGCAGGTAAGGCCTTCTGCCCAGTGAGTTTCAACTGCTGAGGAGCCATGTCGTTCAGTATGCTTCGACGGTCAGCTATTTCTCCGCCTCGTCGCAGGTATTTCAAGTTGTCTGCGATAACTTTAAAAACtcgaggaaaaagaagcgaaagcaaCGCCCTTGATTCAAACACGTTGGCTGCGGCACTCTCGTCTGACATCGTAACTTGACGGATAGCCATTTTCTCCACATCAATGGCAAGCAGTTTGAAAAATATAGCATTCCCAATGCAAACCGAAAGTGGCCGGCAGCGGTATTCATCGACGCTCTCTCCGGCATCTCGCACACGGACGATTTTCACTAACCTGTGCGTTACCTTATCATTTCGCCAATCGGCAATTTTCCCCATTATGTCCTCGTAGTGACTTTTGTTGTCACCATTGATGGACgttatcatcttttttgcctGAGACACACGTTTTGTGTACCCCGCGCTGTTGTAAACGCAACGAGGCACTGGCCCAACCACATTAATACGGctctttattgtttcccaCTCATTTTTAAGTTCTTCTACAATCCTCGCCTGAGCTTCTTCATCAAGTGCCGCATAGCCTGATGCTACAGACAGCTTAGTCCATGCCACaaatgccttcatgtcacgcacatcatcaCAGTTTATAATAATTCCTACGTCTCTCTTGTCTTTTGACCAGTGATGAAAATGGGCCTCATCCGGAGAAGTGAGGAGAGTTACACCCCAAGCGTGAACCGGCAGACCATCGGGTGGCGTCTGCGCATTCTTGCATATGTCAACAATGatgtgccctttttttttcttgaatacTAACGCAGCTATGACCCTAACAGCAGCTTTCACGTCTTCATATTGCTCaaccttccccccttctccGGGTTTCTTGTTATATATTAAATAGGCTATTTTACCCAcgaaatatgcaacaacatcaagcattccatcattgaagtgaagcaatgaatgaagcaaaaatgatccaacaCCATATGATTTACCAATACCAGgtgtaccaataacaatatgtcTCGGTGTTATCTCAGCTTTTTCCACCCACCTTCCTTGCAGCCCTCGTTGGattatataccacacgcgcataatttcacgacggatatATACATGCTTAAAATTTTCCAAGCATATCTCAGCGTCATCCAATGCAAACCCgttgtatggccaacccttctccgaagtgagaacaaaaatctcCAAACCATCAGGCCTCTCCTCAATCTCTGCATCAACATTCGCAGGGTCAGGAGTTATATCCACCTCCGCTTCGGTCCATATGCACTGTGGTTTTCCATCAAACACTTTCATGCCAAGTGGCTCTTCATTATAACCCGACATTacataactccatttcgcaTTATATATGGATTCATACACTCCTTCAAGTTCGacagcaccaccagctgtTTGGGCAGCTCGCTTTTCCGCTCTCTTGGCGACCTCCAGTGCTCCATCCAACCTTCCCCTCGCCATGGGACCAACAAATTctcttatttcccctcttcccttctcctcccactgacTGAGGtagtaaatttctttttcgtcaaGGTACCTTGCTTTCCGCTTCATTTCAGAGAATTGGTTATATAATTCTTTATATTCCTCAAACTGATAAAGCCGCCGTATCCTTCCTAGAATCCCGGCATCCAAAATATAATCCTCCGGGCTCTggacaaacacatccatggcCACATTCTCTGTGTCATACGTGTTAAAAAACTTTTTCAGCAAAAAGTCATGCAGTGTCATATCCCTCAAACCCTCATAGCGTTGCAGCAATACATCTTCAATAGAACTGTTCATTGTCCAATTGGGCCCCTCTTCAGTTCTCTGCCGtatttgtggaggctgagcagcagcagcagcaggaggcggtacattttcatcccgTGGCCTCCTCATGGCTGCTTCAATATTATCTGCCACTTGttgattttcattatttccttgtggagCTGCGGGACTATTTGCTCTTGACATAACTctcttaatattattaacttaacttcctttccttttcttttttctctgaaattataaaaaactgaagtaaaataatagataagaaaacaatagcGGGTGAACAGTGTAACATAATATCAAATGTAATAAAGCGCGTTAATGTTTATTCACTATAGTTTGTataatatgatatcataatgtATTTGGTATTGAGGGgaacaatttcaaaatatagcagctgtaaataaatatttcccttgcttcattATCATGTGCTAAATATAATTAATTTCCTGTATCATTTCTTTCTAAACCATATAtaatatggaaacaaaaaatattactgccTCATATACCTGCGTAAACACttcgtatatataatcaATATTTAAAGAGAGTCAAATTCTATTAATTAAaatcaagtaaaacaataaacaataaaaatatatggatattaatgaaacgaagaaatagagtatcggcacaacacatagatatacacacacacgaataCGCACTACACTACACAACTGTTCCACTGGAGTTTCCTCACTTCTGTCAATACGTAACATTCACTTGCATTGaataaactcattgaaaatataaatcacttatcccctcccccgtgtattcacttacttccaaaggagaatattaaataatgtctgtaggacaggtaaaaaaaaactgatagtCTTTTTGCATCAGATAACCAGAGAGTATTTCTGTTTACTttcataataaataaaaacattctttcaccttcagttaaaataaaatttaattacTTGCCTCCTCATTGTTCACAACTATCAACAACTAATTCAGCGACACAAATTCACATGTATCTGATGTGCCATCGTTGTTGAATCCATTCACACACCTTTTATGATGGTGATTATACAACATATGGAAAATAattggaataaaattaatacaattaattgaggaaaccgtaaaagattatcataacatatcttttattttccctcctttcatttacaCAGATTAAATATGTAATGAGACAATTCCCTTTCAGTACGTGTCCACACTTattgtatcatcattgtaaGTTTCCTATTGCTCACATACACAAAGTTAttggaataacaaaaacacaaaacaacacatcTAAAGAACTTGAAAATGtataacaaataaaggtaaTAAAGAGAATAAGCGTGAACTGacagataataaaatgaaacacgtCTCGCATTTTCCTTCTAAATATTCAATAGTTGGCGGATTACAAAACAATTACACATtatagaaaggaaggaatataATTACATTATACACCTGCATGTGGATATGTAACAGTGAGTCATAGTAGAGATGAATTGCCTAAACACGATAGTTATGGAAGATAACATAattcaaaatatcaaaaatattattctatcaaaattcccttccttctccattaagttttcaaatggtttcaaataataattcacataattccatacatatgttatgatgggtattgcatgcagtacaatttaaaggaagtgcaactcatataacattttcaaaaatagGTATTGAATAGttgtttgctaccatcaattacatttccaacgcctgattacacttttatatgcatgaaggaagttactgatgataactttgacatgctcgagaatccataacacaaagcagcagctgcatgcaataaaaaatataaatataaataacatccgaatttatttactgacagatgagtgcaatCCATTCATTCAAACTTCATAGCTGCAAATATAAACTCGCTGCTGCCAATAGGAAATAAtcccgcataaatattgagtatctgaaaatgatagcaacgggtttccattattgaaatatatacataaactacatgaggtatatgaagccatattggtaaagtgtcactacgcatgttgcaatttactatcaaaagtgtctgccttattttatttcttgtgttactgtaactcatgagtatcattcattattctttacaatacaactgtaagtcattttgcatttttacatatttccttattccctcatactggaagtattccacatatgagattcctcaatatcgttcacaaaataaaaataatttcatttccttctgcattcagtttctcgtGTAGCAGTGTGTACACTAATcatccataaagtttttaatttgccaaatacatcattaagaaactattttcatacacacacatacacaaacaaacaaatcattGGGACAATATCTTTGAGGAATTTCCTTCACTATATTTGCAGTTCAGTAGTAATTAAAATACACTTTTCTGTATAATTCAACACATGGTGGAATTGCAAAGAAATGTGATGGTACTTATAATCCATAAGTTCCCAATTTTCCTCATACGGTCTCTTTTCATGCCTTTACATCCTTATATAATTCACAGAGAATtactgcaatttctttcatatgcTTTCAGGATTCCATATGTCACAAtacaaattatatatatatatatatatatatcctctTACATAAGTTGCACATAATATTGCTTAACATATAAATTATCACAAACCTATGACTTTACACTCCTCCTAAGAATAAGAATCaaattatttctattttgcatcattacatgaagctttggaaaaggaaaaaaaaagaatcaaacaaaaggtaatgtAAAGAAAATAGTTTTTTAATACAGAATATAACTTGTTTGTGAATTTcagatgcaaacacaaaatgttcaAACAGTAAAACAGTAAAGGACGTTACTGGTGATGTAAGCACAAATTaatcaaaaatagaaacataaataaaattgaaacttataaaaacacaaatatatatgacacaaatatttaccacatattataattcgccaccctcacacttgaATTACAAAGAGTACATAACACACATATGTGGTAAAACTAATACAACTcgaatatacatatgtgcCACCTTCTTAACATAATCATTCTAATATTTActcagtgtgtgtgtgtgtagtgatgatgatatgtAATCGACAGTCCCTTGACTCGGAATGCGGTATTAACATGTCTCAGATGTTAAGCGTTCTTGTTCTACAAGGGAAGTcatttgccttttcttcctttttgcaggaaataaaaaataaaaagaagaattcaGGGGTTGTAGCGGATAACTGCCTCTTTGGATAGTAGCAATATATTATGAAGCATGTACCACAGTCTActcagtattttttttatttttttgacttcCTCTGATTTCATTAACTTTCGTCCATGTTTATAAATGATACTTTTTGTGAAAGTTATAACAAGAAACTAACTCGTAGTTTTAGTCATTAGTTTCACAGTTCTGAATTTTCGTAATGATGCCACGGCAAAATATCATTATCGTTTCCTATTTTATTGAAGAGTTACTCTCGTAGAAGAAAGCAGGATGAAAATACTCAAGACTTCACCAACAGGGGCCAGACGTTCctcaaaaaagaacgaacaAAGAAGTTAACCACACAACCCTTCTTACAAATGAGCGTCTGTCAATGtgcaagaaaaacaaaggctCTTCAACTGCACACAACACTAGAAACGATATCAGCGGCTTCAATCCCACAGTTAAAGCCACTTGACGAAACACTCAGCATACGAAACCTTTGCAAAGCAATGTATTGGttatttaaagaaaaagaaaaaaacgtattCCTTCACGTGCAGTTTGAACAAACTGCTAGCCTAGAACTAAGAGTATCAACACACACAGGTGATAACTACGCGTCGAATATTTGCTGCCCAGCTGACTCCAAACTcacaaagaggaaacaacacGTAACCACTTACAGCCCAGCTGCTAGTGTCCTTTAAgtgcatacaaatacacaacagCAATCATTGTCACACTAATTTTAGGCATCATTTAATACGTATTTAACAAACATGATGCCCGACTCCAAATGTGAAAGGCACTCGTCACGCACCCTCCCCGCCAATTCCACAGAATGGTGGAAACGAAGCGGCAAAGGAGGAGCGGCGCGGCGCTGTTAAACCGAATAGCTGCGCATCGGCCGCATTGAGTTTGTGGAATGCGGAGAAACCACCAGTTGAGTTTAGAGTAAGTGATGCCTCTCACAGAGCAGTGGCGGCAGAAGGTGTCaagaaccttttttttagaaacCTCCCGAAATGCGTTGAAACGCCAAGCACTACCGTCACCCCCAGAGCAAAAACGTTGGAGAGAAAAAGCGAAACAATGCGTAGGTTGTGGCGCTGAAACCGCAATTACCAACTGGCAAGGTGGATGGACCGCGACATGTGAGCGAGCAAGGGAGGCATCGCGATATGTTTGTGGAATGTGGGGAAATGTAAGAAAAGAGACCACTAAATATGATAACGGTGTTAGAGCAACGAATATGAGCAGCGTCCAATTCCGTTTAGAAACCCTGTCCGGAATTTCTGtccgtaaaacaacaactggcATCGCCGACGAATTAAGGACAGAGGGCTGCGGGAtgccaaccaaaaaaaaccaacaataGGCCACAGCCACCCCAAATCAGAAAGTCCATGTAAAAGTAACCAAATACTCGCAGCTCAAACGCTCAAATGTTGGATACGCAGCAGGTGACACGGCGGAAGGAATATTATCCGGCGCTTGGAAGCATGTCACCACCGCAACGACTCCTCAGAAACTGGACA contains:
- a CDS encoding retrotransposon hot spot (RHS) protein, putative (RHS4, chimeric gene between RHS1 (N-terminal) and RHS4 (C-terminal): pers. comm. Frederic Bringaud, CNRS/BordeauxII University.): MSRANSPAAPQGNNENQQVADNIEAAMRRPRDENVPPPAAAAAQPPQIRQRTEEGPNWTMNSSIEDVLLQRYEGLRDMTLHDFLLKKFFNTYDTENVAMDVFVQSPEDYILDAGILGRIRRLYQFEEYKELYNQFSEMKRKARYLDEKEIYYLSQWEEKGRGEIREFVGPMARGRLDGALEVAKRAEKRAAQTAGGAVELEGVYESIYNAKWSYVMSGYNEEPLGMKVFDGKPQCIWTEAEVDITPDPANVDAEIEERPDGLEIFVLTSEKGWPYNGFALDDAEICLENFKHVYIRREIMRVWYIIQRGLQGRWVEKAEITPRHIVIGTPGIGKSYGVGSFLLHSLLHFNDGMLDVVAYFVGKIAYLIYNKKPGEGGKVEQYEDVKAAVRVIAALVFKKKKGHIIVDICKNAQTPPDGLPVHAWGVTLLTSPDEAHFHHWSKDKRDVGIIINCDDVRDMKAFVAWTKLSVASGYAALDEEAQARIVEELKNEWETIKSRINVVGPVPRCVYNSAGYTKRVSQAKKMITSINGDNKSHYEDIMGKIADWRNDKVTHRLVKIVRVRDAGESVDEYRCRPLSVCIGNAIFFKLLAIDVEKMAIRQVTMSDESAAANVFESRALLSLLFPRVFKVIADNLKYLRRGGEIADRRSILNDMAPQQLKLTGQKALPAAHQRPIDNCEYMVLYRPATGNEPVVDGFFFVEGRLRRAPDGAAPPTTPNIAVLLQVTKSDRHPTTTDKVQKFRENMARYFSDWGAFSRDMVWEMIYINSVNGGTITIRQLCDGDDPAEAADMWRNMAQYQVTLREEMQGQLMRAYRDECWYRDAPLLAMEPAPQPRNEQAGAQGG